The region ACTGGCGACTGGACTTGACACACAAAGCGTCCCTCGACAATTGTTCGCTCACCACCGTCCTTCGCTTTGAACAAGGTTATCGTCTCGAGTATAGTAACTCATACAtacgagaccagaccacacccGACCAGATCAGATCAGACAATAACTTTGCaccttgcttgcttgcttaTCTCCTGGGCTTGCTGGCTGCGCTAGGACCTTGTCGTCACGAAAACGTCACTGCGCCCCCCGTCGCCTCTGACTCTGCTCTTACGCCCTGCATCTTCCGTTCCAACGCCAGTTCCAAGCCCGGCACACCCTCATCCGCCCTCTGGACCCCTTCGGAGCACGCCTCGTTTCTTTTAACCTTTGGGGGACCTCGTCAACCTCAGCCCACCTCCAACtttgctctgctctgccCTACTCTTACTTCCGCCTTACTTTTGGCTTTaccttgctttgcttttccGTCTTGGATCCGCTTCTCTGTTGTGTGTGtagccaacattgaaccaaccaaacaccaaacactcAACCAACCAACCGACCTTCTTTGTCCTTCGCAACGGCTGGTCCTGAGCTGAGCTTCCAACAGCTGcgacaacaaaaaagacGTCTTTTGTCGCGATTCCTCTTTTTTCCTGTCGCGACGACATTTCCATGACGATTTAGCTTGCCGTTTTTTGGACAAGCCCAAAGTCTACTGCCTCGCTACTGTGATCCGTCGCGCACCGCACCGCTTCGCACCGCTTCTAGCAACGGCAAACGTTCGGAGTCTCCGCTCGATAGCTCAGCTTGCTTAGCTTAGCTTTTTGCGAGTTTCACCGCACGCGAAAAGCGATAGTTTGAGCAATTGCACTCCAGACCAGGTGCTTAAAAGCAGCATAACCTCTTTTTCGCTTGCTGCAGATTTGCCCTCGCGCAATTGCACCCGTCCCTCGACGTCGCCGCCTTCGAACACCTCAGATCGCACCTTCCCGACGAGCGCAGGCAATCCCTCGTCATTCGCACACCATCGCACTGGCTGCAACCACTAAGCTGTTCAACAACATACTATTCCACCACACTGCCCGTCTAGTCAACACACAATGGAGGCTAGAAACGCTGCGGGTCGCCGCGTATCATTACTAAACGACGAGAGCAATCCTGGCTATGAAAAGGCTCAACTTtaccatcaacaacagcatcaccacctgGCCTTCCAACCGCCCACCAGCCATGCTCTCAATCGCCCATATCCCAGCCCACGCAGcagctcatcatcaccaaataCGCCAGAACTTCTTCGATCTGACTCCTACGACTCTCAAATGAGCAATGACCCCATTTCTCCCTTGACTCCTTCAGTCGACTATGCCTATCCAAGAGCATCCTTGTATGGCGGTGACCTGCCTCCTAAGCGCCCCGCTTACATCGACAGCAGCCGGTCAACATCGTATGAAGATGACACTCCTGCTACTTCCGCACCACCTGCAGACCGCCCCGGCAAGCGTTATCCTTGTCGGTACAGAGATACTCACGGCTGCGAGAAGACCTTTACTACCTCTGGCCATGCTTCTCGACACTCCAAGATCCACACCGCTGAGAAGGCCGTTCAGTGTACTTATCCCGGGTGCCAAAAGAAGTTTACGCGCGCCGATAACATGAAACAGCACCTAGAAACCCACTACAAGGACAAGAGCCGCtcctcagccagccagcGTGCGCAAAAGGCTGCTCTTGCTGAGGCTCGCCGCAACTCATCTGCCGGCCGCAGCCGCTCCTCcacttcaacaaccacaaccagcAGTGTCGGAAGCCGTGATGCCATGCATTGGGAGTCTGACGCTTATGTCGCCTCCTCGCAACCCCTTGCCTCACCAAGCACCAGCTCATGGGACATGCGCACCCACAATCTTACTCTTTTGAACCGCCCCGCGGCAGTTCGTTCACCAAGCAGTGGACTTGACGCACTAGCTATGGCAGTTGCCTGCCAGGAAGGTGGCGGCAGACAATAATCCTGAAAGCAAAAAGAACGCATGGAAGCTTCCACTGGTTAGAGGGAATCTTCCTGCACACGGTCTTCGCTCTCATCAATTGGGCCCGATTTATTGGTAATGCTTAATCCTGCGCATGGCTACAGCTTGCACGGCAGACTGCACATTCTTTTCACTacaaaaaacaaaatcaAAAGTATTATCTTGGACTGGTTTGTTTATTGTGTTCCATCCGACTCCGGGGACGGTATGACGCCATTCAACGGCAGTCgccttcttggtcaaaaCAGACGCGGCGATTAGGTCGCGTTACTTTACCCTTTTCTTACACAGACACCATGTCTGTGTCATCATTTGATCTGGCGTTGTTGATATCCAGTTTCGGGTGCGGCTTGCGACTTGAActcttttttgctttttattttttattttgtcGGCGCTATCCGTGTTGATCCAGAACCATGGCGATCACACGGGGGTTATGGGAATACAATATACAGGTGGCTTGTACACGCTTCTTAAGCGCGCCTCATGATTTGGTTtcacttcatcttcataTGGCAGCGGACTACCCCAGGTCTGCACGTTGCCTCTCTCAAGCACCTCGACTCCCTGGTCCACCAGAGACACACCTGAGGTGTTACAAGCACAATCTCAAGGGGTTGTAGTTTGTAGTACCTGGATGGACTAGGGAGACCCGATGCCTGTTCATACTTTTTTGGCGGCGTTTATCCAAGGGAAGACATGTGTATTTGGTTTTTTATGAATTGTTTTATCACAGAGATGCGATGGCCACGCGATGCAATCAGAGATGAGAGAGATATCACCAAAAAATTTTCCCCAAGCAACGCGGTTTTCGTTGCTTCGGAAAAAGTACCAAACAAAAAAGGGTTTGCGTACACTGGGCGGCTTTTTAGGGACGTATATAGCTTCTAGGCATGGAAGTGTTATCATGCATCTGACCGACGTGCTCTCTTGGGGCCTGCGGTGAGGGATATTTTGGGTATAGGAATTGATACCATTTTGCCAAGCAGTTATGCTCCTCTTGCGTGATACAACAGTGTCCCGCATAAATTACCGCTGATGATGCCGATTTCACATCTGAGACCCTTGTGTGTTTCCTGTACGATCCATGACCCTTGTTGCCAGGGATGCAGATTCTGTAGATCTGTTTGGGGTTGGAGTATaatgaaatggaaatgcCTATTGTGTTCCCTTTAATACCGCTCGCTGTCTTAAAATACATGAAATGAATATCCCGTCCCGCCGTATCCCTGAAATGAGAATGCTCATATTAACAAGTATGCAACTACCACGGTGACCAACAAACCCAGTGGCCGTTGGGCCAGTCTTGTGCCCATGCTGTCGTCGGGGTCCTTCCCAGGCGTTCCTTTGGAGTCGCCCACTGCAGCATTTACAAGGTCGAAAGCAATGTCGAATTTGATGCCGTCTGGGTTTTTGACCTTGGCAGACTCATCTACCAACCACTGTTAGTTTACCATTTACGCAGCCCATAACAAAGTGTTTAGGTGTCAATTGCATTTTTCAGAGGGAAGTGGTACGCTGCCAACTTAATTTCAAGGGAACAAAGAGATGACAACGCTAAACTTACACCATGACTTGGACGCTTCCGGATGTATACCAGATAGGGCGACCCATCCTTTACGATAGGGCATCAATGTGGCGGCTACGTTGCCGGTTTTGGAGTACCGTGATACAATGATCGTTTGGTTGCTGTTTGTGACGTTTGACAGGCCGGCGAAGGATGCGCCTTCTTGGAAGTATACCCAGCGATCTGAGATGGTTTGGCCCTGTTTGCTGTTTTTTGAGTCGAATTGAAAGGTCCAGTTTACTTGGATGACGGTGTCTCTGTCGTCCGTGACTTGTGCCCCGGGTTGGTCCTTTTCCGACTTGACTTCTACACCGTCGGGGAGCATACCCAGACCGGGCTTATTGTCGGCGAGGTAGGCTCCTAGGCAGATTCCTAGGTAATGGCCGCCGTTGGCGACAAAGTCTTTTATTGCGCTGCCGACATCTTTTAGTTCATTCCAGGCTTTTGCTACGTCTGTTGTGGAGCACGAGTGGTCAGTGAAGCACACGGGAGTATTTTTCTGTGTAGATATTGGGTCAAGGGGAACGATGTGAATCTTGCTTTTTTGTGTGCTAGGTTCGCACTTGTCTTGGACTCTTCTGCGTTGTGAATATGATGGTTCTTGGTGTCTCGAACACAAGCGCCCAACGTGTTCTTAGTGGGATATGAAATCCTCATGTGTCTCTTTTTCATAATTTTGAAGAAAGGGGAGCAATTCAGGTCCAGAGGGAATATGATAGGGCAAGCACAGCAAAATGAGAGGCGTGTAAGACAAAACTTACCTGGGCCGCCTCCATAGGCAAACAGATCCACTTCGCTCAAGGTCTTTGGTGTAACTTTGACCTTCTCATTGGGACCTACGTATATGACATTGAACTTTTGTGATGATGCACTCAGTAGTCTTCCCACTGCCTCAGGACATCCTTGACATGTTATAGGTGGCGAGCGCCATACCATGGCCGTTAATTGCCCTTCCTTTGGTGCTGCTACGGCAAAGCCTGCCAACGCAGCCGTTGCAAGTAGGGTTGGAACGAGAGAATGCATGGTTCTGAATTTGGTCGCGTATCTTTCGTCCGCGTCGGCCCGCCTCCCTTGAACAAGGTAGTTGATATACCTTTGGGGTTGTCTCTGGTGAGATCCCGGTTGGCAAGCGTGTTCAGCTAAGCTGGCGATATTCACGCTAGCCCAGTGCCGCCGTCAAGAAATTACTCGTCACGTCTTATCGTCCCTCGTGTGTTGCACCGAGACTGGGTCGTAGTCGTGGTTCCGTAATTCAGCGTCTGTCGCTCGGTGGCAGCCGCCCACGATTTAATTGCCTGTCTCACCCTGCAAGGGCAAACGCGCCAGCGAGAAAGTTGTGATGAGACCCTCGTGCGGGCGATGTTTCTCGTCTCTTCTCCACAGACTCCGAAGGAGAGTAGTTGACTTCAATTGCGTCGGGAGGGTCGCGCAGGTTGGTCTATGTCATTGGCAAGGGCGGCTACTGTCGAAGAAGGCGAATGAAACGGCAGACGTCGTGAGGCTAAAGCTGTGATGACTTAGAATCATGTTTTGTGTCAGTGTTGTGTATGAATTTGGATGAATAGGACTTGTGGAAGAAAAGTGAGTGAATACGCCGACGACAACATGGCTCCAAGAGGCTGTACAGGCGAGGTGCGTGACCAAGGTCTCATATATAGTGCTTGCTCCCTATCAATCCATCTTGAAGAAATAGCCAAAAGGAAACCGTGGTCATTGCCCGATCGGCAGGAGAAATCAAAATTGCCGGAAATGAAGCCGTTGCCGAACTTGACCATGGTTCTTGAGCCGCAACGCCACGCAGTTGCCTCAAAGCTTGTCGGCGACTTAGAAGTCGTATTGGGAGCCACATGCGACAGAAAAAGGAACCAACTGACAGAAACAGTATGTACGTACTGCGACAGCAATGCAGACTTGGCTAGTATAGTATTGATGCAATGAAACAAGCTCGAATCGTGAGTATCGTCAAGCGTTATGAATTCTCAAGATGTAGATCAGTCATTCGTCAATGTCGTTGTAGGGTAAGGAGATGGGTCGT is a window of Pochonia chlamydosporia 170 chromosome 5, whole genome shotgun sequence DNA encoding:
- a CDS encoding zinc finger domain-containing protein (similar to Metarhizium robertsii ARSEF 23 XP_007816369.1), with the protein product MEARNAAGRRVSLLNDESNPGYEKAQLYHQQQHHHLAFQPPTSHALNRPYPSPRSSSSSPNTPELLRSDSYDSQMSNDPISPLTPSVDYAYPRASLYGGDLPPKRPAYIDSSRSTSYEDDTPATSAPPADRPGKRYPCRYRDTHGCEKTFTTSGHASRHSKIHTAEKAVQCTYPGCQKKFTRADNMKQHLETHYKDKSRSSASQRAQKAALAEARRNSSAGRSRSSTSTTTTSSVGSRDAMHWESDAYVASSQPLASPSTSSWDMRTHNLTLLNRPAAVRSPSSGLDALAMAVACQEGGGRQ
- a CDS encoding biotin protein ligase (similar to Zymoseptoria tritici IPO323 XP_003847900.1), whose translation is MHSLVPTLLATAALAGFAVAAPKEGQLTAMVWRSPPITCQGCPEAVGRLLSASSQKFNVIYVGPNEKVKVTPKTLSEVDLFAYGGGPDVAKAWNELKDVGSAIKDFVANGGHYLGICLGAYLADNKPGLGMLPDGVEVKSEKDQPGAQVTDDRDTVIQVNWTFQFDSKNSKQGQTISDRWVYFQEGASFAGLSNVTNSNQTIIVSRYSKTGNVAATLMPYRKGWVALSGIHPEASKSWYESAKVKNPDGIKFDIAFDLVNAAVGDSKGTPGKDPDDSMGTRLAQRPLGLLVTVVVAYLLI